One Pyrus communis chromosome 13, drPyrComm1.1, whole genome shotgun sequence genomic window carries:
- the LOC137712963 gene encoding uncharacterized protein, translating into MHQISDFLQMGANIQCNSYFPGYYASGNHNLIANDSKRKHNLSADHFEYYKEALKQTMLKQDTILRNQVQDLHRLYRRQRELMDEIRRNESEKHQQKMEASWLTTDLSRSSSVCVQKTLHVPSLPLVNPACSQISVSVAESFQSPSCFVRGRDIQTCSYPTQTEGRSGDSELLESKCNKFQKNFLDLELPADAYIDDEGEGSLVDDKVSEAPAHLIRFPEAVCNGDAKQFLGTDGYSSVSEDDTSTTASLEKGSVDLNYLHKLEKGTSPTSGLQFLSKEYIQDTWKRQDFEVCSNVLLQERKRKQELPSTDDTEKRKRTLNSFPPGSHADKLYPSSSLLHEELKAAEPPTLHQNNQNSWSGRTIFGLQNPRSYSQSGPSGASSMCTPYEHIPQGKMENSGASCNAAIRKHVHDFARFPMAVQALPSFNTPVPFGNCSKSSTVRPGINGDMLQFKNDLRSSTKHGSAFFLDDNFSNGSQLESKNSEPHISFDNLIWTSDNLVIELPGVKKDVMDSANVKSRKDINLNCVPTGCSLDAAVSQCFQATTGSEKLEASSESLPWHRRKHNGKTDKGCEDSTQVEASDFSSKIIRESTGHPSNSILNPPEEVKKRRKAVVFDLNADCDSVLDAEIELTGQVVENEFDRKDFGFQIALNSSTTGDKFSPADSLSTGILLEAPASPENKECSPPRGESDVNQVETPFLLQGQDDPESNEFSPPIIQFDENQVVRTAAESLVSISSSELRSCIIRTTDKPLKTSCASLCWFAGIASSVVGGKENEGRVVISEELLPDGMDYFEVMTLSLTETKVEECCCCCCCRSNGHKKDETGTTSLPNQPRKGRKRGRQRKDFQSEVLPNLASLSRHEVTEDLQTIEKLIESSGTTRLVRCATKPGLARGRKRSSISPSTVTENSLESLIGAKSQFRKEERSLICWGEVTRRRRGQRYPVSKPWLISGQAWQERR; encoded by the exons attttctgcaaatgggGGCAAATATCCAGTGCAACAGCTATTTCCCAGGATATTATGCCTCGGGGAATCATAACTTAATTGCTAATGACAGTAAAAGGAAGCATAACTTATCTGCGGACCATTTCGAGTACTACAAGGAGGCATTAAAGCAGACAATGCTCAAGCAAGACACAATACTTAGGAATCAG GTTCAGGACCTTCATCGGCTTTACAGAAGACAAAGGGAATTAATGGATGAAATAAGAAGGAATGAATCTGAGAAACATCAGCAGAAGATGGAGGCTTCATGGTTGACTACTGATTTGTCTCGGAGCTCATCTGTTTGTGTTCAAAAGACACTGCACGTTCCTTCCTTGCCTTTGGTAAACCCTGCATGCAGTCAAATCTCTGTTTCTGTCGCTGAAAGTTTCCAGTCACCTTCGTGTTTTGTTCGAGGGAGGGACATACAGACATGCTCTTATCCTACTCAAACTGAAGGTCGTTCGGGAGACTCTGAATTGTTGGAATCCAAATGCAACAAATTTCAGAAGAACTTCTTGGATCTTGAACTTCCAGCGGATGCATACATTGATGATGAAGGAGAAGGATCCTTAGTAGATGACAAGGTTTCTGAAGCACCTGCTCATTTGATAAGATTTCCAGAGGCTGTATGTAATGGTGATGCAAAACAATTTCTTGGCACTGATGGATATAGTTCTGTTTCGGAAGATGATACATCAACTACTGCATCATTAGAAAAAGGTTCAGTTGACTTAAATTATCTGCATAAGCTTGAGAAAGGAACATCTCCTACATCAGGCCTTCAGTTTTTATCTAAGGAATATATCCAAGACACCTGGAAAAGACAGGATTTTGAAGTTTGCTCAAATGTCCTACTGcaagagagaaaaaggaaacaagAGTTGCCGTCCACTGACGACACTG agaaaaggaaaagaacctTGAATTCTTTTCCTCCAGGTTCTCATGCAGATAAATTATATCCTTCATCTAGTTTATTGCATGAGGAGCTCAAGGCAGCTGAACCTCCAACCCTTCATCAGAATAACCAGAATTCATGGAGTGGAAGAACAATTTTCGGTCTACAGAACCCCAGAAGTTATAGCCAATCTGGACCAAgcggagcttcttccatgtgcACGCCATATGAACATATTCCTCAGGGCAAGATGGAAAATTCAGGGGCCTCGTGCAATGCAGCTATAAGAAAACATGTACATGACTTTGCACGGTTCCCAATGGCAGTTCAAGCACTCCCAAGTTTTAACACCCCCGTACCATTCGGTAATTGTTCTAAATCATCAACGGTAAGGCCTGGGATCAATGGTGACATGCTACAGTTCAAAAATGATTTGAGATCTAGCACAAAACATGGTAGTGCCTTCTTTCTTGATGATAACTTTAGCAATGGCTCCCAGTTGGAATCCAAGAATTCAGAGCCACACATCAGTTTTGATAATCTGATCTGGACCAGTGACAATTTAGTGATTGAACTGCCTGGAGTTAAAAAAGATGTGATGGATTCCGCAAATGTCAAGTCTCGTAAGGATATTAACTTGAATTGTGTGCCTACTGGCTGTTCTCTGGATGCGGCAGTTTCCCAGTGTTTCCAAGCCACAACTGGATCAGAAAAACTTGAAGCTTCTAGTGAGAGCTTGCCTTGGCATAGGCGAAAGCATAATGGCAAAACTGACAAAGGATGTGAAGATTCAACCCAGGTGGAGGCAAGTGACTTCTCAAGTAAAATAATTCGTGAGTCTACTGGCCACCCCTCCAATTCCATTCTGAACCCACCTGAAGAAgtcaaaaaaagaagaaaagcggTGGTATTTGATTTAAATGCTGATTGTGATTCAGTGCTTGACGCAGAAATAGAACTTACAGGTCAGGTAGTAGAGAATGAATTTGATAGGAAAgattttggatttcaaattgCCCTGAACTCGTCCACAACCGGAGATAAGTTTTCACCAGCAGATTCTCTCTCAACTGGAATTCTTTTGGAGGCACCTGCTAGTCCAGAAAACAAGGAGTGTTCTCCACCAAGAGGAGAATCAGACGTAAATCAAGTTGAGACACCTTTTCTATTGCAAGGACAGGATGATCCGGAAAGCAATGAGTTTTCTCCGCCGATAATACAATTTGATGAAAACCAAGTTGTCAGGACTGCAGCAGAATCTTTGGTTTCCATTTCATCATCTGAGCTTCGTAGTTGTATCATAAGGACAACAGACAAGCCACTTAAAACTTCATGTGCCTCCCTATGTTGGTTTGCTGGGATAGCATCTTCAGTTGTAGGTGGTAAAGAGAATGAGGGTAGAGTGGTTATCAGCGAGGAGCTTCTACCAGATGGAATGGACTACTTTGAGGTCATGACCTTGAGTTTAACTGAGACAAAAGTGGAAgagtgctgctgctgctgctgctgtagAAGTAATGGCCACAAAAAGGACGAGACGGGTACCACTTCATTACCAAATCAGCCAAGGAAAGGCCGGAAGAGGGGAAGGCAGCGGAAGGATTTCCAGAGTGAAGTTCTCCCAAACCTTGCTTCTTTGTCAAGGCATGAGGTGACTGAAGATCTTCAGACAATAGAAAAGTTAATTGAGTCTTCTGGTACAACAAGGTTGGTTAGATGCGCAACTAAACCTGGGTTGGCGAGGGGAAGGAAAAGGTCCAGCATTTCTCCGTCCACTGTAACCGAGAATAGTTTGGAATCACTGATTGGTGCCAAAAGTCAGTTCAGAAAAGAGGAGAGAAGTCTGATTTGTTGGGGAGAGGTAACTAGGCGGCGTAGAGGGCAGAGATATCCAGTTAGCAAGCCTTGGCTCATTTCAGGCCAAGCATGGCAAGAGCGACGATAA
- the LOC137713831 gene encoding flavin-containing monooxygenase FMO GS-OX-like 9 codes for MVSETYQSKNVCVIGAGPSGLVAARELRKEGHRVVVLEQNHDVGGQWLYDPNVGGEDPLGRSPNLKVHSSLYTSLRLISPREIMGFTDFPFAVKKGRDMRRFPGHTELLLYLKDFCDWFGLRELIRFNTRVSYVGMLDGDHVVGCKDLKWVVKSVEKNTESFVEEVFDAVVVATGHYSKPRLPSIKGMDAWKRKQMHGHIYRVPEPFRDEVVVVVGTSLSGQDISMELVDVAKAIYLSGKSLDISEGLSKVITKHENLHLRPQIEILQEDGRVLFVDGSWIIADTIIYCTGYSYTFPFLDTKGIVAVDDDRVGPLYEHTFPPSLAPFLSFIGIPRKIIGFPFFESQAKWIAQLLSGKTTLPSRDDMMQSIKEFYHSRDVAGIPKHNTHDIAEFEYCDRYGDHIGFPHLEEWRKELCLSALRNADTDLETYRDSWDDHELLQEALQSPHFTQLGPQDFDFPI; via the exons ATGGTTTCTGAAACTTACCAATCCAAAAATGTATGTGTGATTGGAGCTGGACCCTCAGGGCTTGTAGCTGCAAGGGAGCTGAGGAAAGAAGGTCACCGTGTGGTGGTGTTGGAACAAAACCATGATGTGGGAGGGCAGTGGCTGTACGACCCAAATGTGGGAGGAGAGGATCCCTTAGGAAGGTCACCTAACCTAAAAGTGCATAGCAGTCTTTACACTTCTTTGAGGCTCATATCTCCAAGAGAGATCATGGGGTTCACTGACTTTCCATTTGCAGTCAAGAAAGGTAGGGACATGAGGAGGTTTCCTGGCCATACGGAGCTTCTTTTGTACCTCAAGGATTTTTGTGATTGGTTTGGATTGAGGGAGTTGATAAGGTTCAATACTAGGGTTTCATATGTGGGGATGTTGGATGGAGATCATGTAGTTGGTTGCAAAGATCTGAAATGGGTTGTGAAGAGTGTGGAGAAGAATACCGAGAGTTTCGTGGAGGAGGTGTTTGATGCGGTGGTTGTGGCCACCGGTCATTACTCTAAGCCAAGGTTGCCTTCCATTAAAG GAATGGATGCATGGAAGAGGAAGCAAATGCATGGTCACATTTACAGGGTTCCGGAGCCATTTCGTGATGAG gttgtggtggtggttggaACTTCCCTAAGTGGGCAAGATATATCAATGGAACTAGTGGATGTGGCAAAGGCAATCTACCTCAGTGGCAAATCTCTTGACATATCTGAGGGCTTGTCCAAAGTCATTACCAAACATGAAAACTTGCACCTTCGTCCCCAG ATAGAGATACTTCAAGAAGACGGGAGGGTGTTATTTGTAGACGGTTCTTGGATCATTGCAGACACTATCATATATTGTACTGG GTATTCATACACATTCCCCTTTCTTGACACCAAAGGAATAGTAGCTGTGGATGATGACCGAGTGGGGCCTTTGTATGAGCATACCTTCCCTCCATCGCTTGCTCCCTTTTTATCATTTATAGGCATTCCTAGAAAG ATCATAGGGTTTCCTTTTTTTGAGTCACAAGCAAAATGGATAGCTCAACTGCTCTCTGGCAAAACAACATTGCCATCAAGGGATGACATGATGCAGTCAATCAAGGAGTTCTACCACTCAAGAGATGTTGCTGGCATTCCGAAGCATAACACCCACGATATCGCCGAGTTTGAG TATTGTGATAGATATGGGGATCACATAGGGTTCCCACATTTGGAAGAATGGAGGAAAGAGCTTTGCCTTTCGGCACTAAGAAATGCTGACACCGACTTAGAAACATATAGGGATTCGTGGGATGATCATGAGCTGCTTCAAGAGGCTCTTCAAAGTCCACATTTTACTCAACTTGGGCCTCAAGATTTTGATTTTCCTATCTAG
- the LOC137712396 gene encoding flavin-containing monooxygenase FMO GS-OX-like 9, whose amino-acid sequence MASENYQSKNVCVIGAGPSGLVAARELRNEGHRVVVLEQNHDVGGQWLYDPNVEGEDPLGRAPTLKVHSSLYTSLRLMFPREITGFTDFPFAVEKGRDMRRFPGHTELLLYLKDFCDWFGLRELIRFNTRVSYVGMLDGDAVGCKDLKWVVRSVEKKTEIFVEEVFDAVVVASGHYSKPRLPSIKGMDAWKRKQMHSHIYRVPEPFRDEVVVVVGNSVSGQDISMELVDVAKAIYLSAKSLDISEGLSKVISKHENLHLRPQIESLQEDGNVLFVNGSWVIADTIIYCTGYSYTFPFLDTKGIVAIDDNRVRPLYEHTFPPSLAPSLSFIGIATKIIGFPFFESQAKWIAQLLSGKTTLPSRDDMMHSIKEFYHSREIAGIPKHNTHEIGDFVYCDRYGDHIGFPRLEEWRKKICLSTIRNAETDLETYKDSWDDHELLQEALQSPHFSQLGREDLDFPL is encoded by the exons ATGGCTTCTGAAAATTACCAATCCAAAAATGTATGCGTGATTGGAGCTGGACCCTCAGGGCTTGTAGCTGCAAGGGAGCTGAGGAACGAAGGTCACAGGGTGGTGGTGCTGGAACAAAACCATGATGTGGGAGGGCAGTGGCTGTACGACCCAAATGTGGAGGGAGAGGATCCCTTAGGAAGGGCACCTACCCTGAAAGTGCATAGCAGTCTTTACACGTCTTTGAGACTCATGTTTCCAAGAGAGATCACGGGGTTCACTGACTTTCCATTTGCAGTCGAGAAAGGTAGGGACATGAGGAGGTTTCCTGGCCATACGGAGCTTCTTTTGTACCTCAAGGATTTTTGTGATTGGTTTGGGTTGAGGGAGTTGATAAGGTTCAATACGAGGGTTTCATATGTGGGGATGTTGGATGGAGATGCAGTTGGTTGCAAAGATTTGAAATGGGTTGTGAGGAGTGTGGAGAAGAAGACCGAGATTTTCGTGGAGGAGGTGTTTGATGCGGTGGTTGTGGCCTCCGGCCATTATTCTAAGCCAAGGTTGCCGTCCATTAAAG GAATGGATGCATGGAAGAGGAAGCAAATGCATAGTCACATCTACAGGGTTCCGGAGCCATTTCGTGATGAG gttgtggtggtggttggaAATTCAGTAAGCGGACAAGATATATCAATGGAACTAGTGGATGTGGCCAAGGCAATCTATCTCAGTGCCAAATCTCTTGACATATCTGAGGGCTTGTCCAAAGTCATTTCCAAACACGAAAACTTGCACCTTCGTCCCCAG ATAGAGTCACTCCAAGAAGATGGGAATGTATTATTTGTGAACGGTTCTTGGGTCATTGCAGACACTATCATATACTGTACTGG GTATTCATACACATTCCCCTTTCTTGACACCAAGGGAATAGTTGCTATAGATGATAACAGAGTGCGCCCTCTGTATGAGCACACCTTCCCTCCATCACTTGCACCCTCTTTATCCTTTATAGGCATTGCAACAAAG ATCATAGGGTTCCCTTTCTTTGAGTCACAAGCAAAATGGATAGCTCAACTACTCTCTGGCAAAACAACATTGCCATCAAGGGATGACATGATGCATTCCATCAAGGAGTTCTACCACTCAAGGGAGATTGCTGGCATTCCGAAGCATAACACCCACGAGATTGGCGACTTCGTG TATTGTGATAGATATGGGGATCACATAGGGTTCCCACGTTTGGAAGAATGGAGGAAAAAGATTTGCCTTTCGACAATCAGAAATGCTGAGACCGACTTAGAAACATATAAGGATTCGTGGGACGATCATGAGCTGCTTCAAGAGGCTCTTCAAAGTCCACATTTCAGTCAACTTGGGCGTGAAGATTTAGATTTTCCTTTGTAA